From Zingiber officinale cultivar Zhangliang chromosome 5B, Zo_v1.1, whole genome shotgun sequence, the proteins below share one genomic window:
- the LOC121987578 gene encoding cytochrome b-c1 complex subunit 8 translates to MGKAPVRMKAVIYGLSPFQQKVMPGLWKDLPGKIHHKVSENWLSATLLLGPLIGTYSYVQYYQEKEKLEHRY, encoded by the exons ATGGGGAAGGCGCCGGTGCGGATGAAGGCGGTGATCTATGGCTTGTCGCCATTCCAGCAGAAGGTGATGCCCGGACTTTGGAAAGATCTCCCGGGCAAGATCCACCACAAGGTCTCCGAGAACTGGCTCAGCGCCACCCTGCTCCTCGGCCCTCTCATCGGAACATACAG TTATGTTCAGTACTACCAGGAGAAGGAGAAGCTTGAACATAGGTACTGa
- the LOC121984758 gene encoding bifunctional aspartate aminotransferase and glutamate/aspartate-prephenate aminotransferase-like yields the protein MESSLFVRRPSFSSPSFIPLRSHQNLDSTPKILPFSKAWSRKGLHLSTELRAMLEPSADLMTPVDASVNPRVSSLKPSKTMAITDHATALVQAGVPVIRLAAGEPDFDTPVAIAEAGIDAIREGHTRYTPNAGTLELRKAICHKLEEENGVTYSPDQILVSNGAKQSIMQAVLAVCSPGDEVLIPAPYWVSYPEMARLADADPVILPTNISDNFLLNPDLLASKINENSRLLILCSPSNPTGSVYPRKLLEEIADIVRKHPRLLVLSDEIYEHIIYPPAKHTSFASLPGMWERTLTVNGFSKAFAMTGWRLGYLACPKHFLAACGKIQSQSTSGASSISQKAGLAALGLGYAGGEAVSVMVRAFQERRDFLVKSFGELQGVKISEPQGAFYLFIDFSSYYGSVVEGFGNIKDSESLCRFLLDKAQVALVPGDAFGDDKCIRISYAASLSTLQEAMKKIKEAMVLLKPPVAV from the exons ATGGAGTCTTCTCTCTTTGTCCGCCGTCCTTCATTTTCCTCCCCATCTTTCATTCCGCTCCGGTCTCACCAGAACTTGGATTCCACGCCAAAGATCTTGCCTTTCTCCAA GGCTTGGAGCAGGAAAGGACTCCATCTTTCGACCGAACTGAGGGCGATGTTGGAGCCATCCGCTGATCTAATGACGCCTGTCGATGCCTCAGTCAATCCCAGGGTGAGCTCGCTCAAGCCTTCAAAGACCATGGCCATCACCGATCATGCTACTGCCCTCGTTCAGGCTGGTGTGCCCGTCATCAGGTTGGCTGCTGGTGAGCCTGATTTTGATACCCCTGTTGCTATCGCAGAG GCTGGAATCGATGCGATTCGAGAAGGGCATACTAGGTATACTCCAAATGCTGGGACATTGGAACTTAGGAAGGCGATTTGTCATAAGCTTGAAG AGGAGAATGGTGTGACttattcacctgatcaaatcttGGTTAGCAATGGGGCCAAACAGTCTATTATGCAAGCAGTGCTCGCAGTTTGTTCACCAGGCGATGAG GTTTTGATCCCAGCACCATATTGGGTGAGCTATCCTGAGATGGCTAGGTTGGCTGACGCAGATCCAGTAATTCTTCCAACAAACATATCAGATAACTTTCTTCTGAATCCTGACTTGCTTGCTTCAAAGATCAATGAGAACTCAAGGCTGCTTATCCTTTGTTCACCATCCAATCCTACTGGTTCCGTTTACCCAAGGAAACTGCTCGAGGAGATTGCTGATATAGTCAGGAAACATCCAAGGCTTCTG GTGTTATCAGATGAGATATACGAACACATAATATATCCACCAGCCAAACATACAAGCTTTGCTTCATTACCTGGAATGTGGGAAAGAACTCTTACCGTAAATGGTTTTTCTAAG GCCTTCGCAATGACTGGTTGGCGACTTGGGTACCTTGCCTGTCCTAAACACTTTTTAGCAGCTTGTGGAAAGATTCAAAGCCAG TCTACCTCTGGTGCTAGCAGCATATCCCAGAAAGCTGGCCTTGCAGCTCTAGGTTTGGGATACGCCGGTGGTGAGGCCGTTTCCGTGATGGTGAGAGCATTCCAGGAAAGACGTGATTTCTTAGTTAAAAGCTTTGGGGAATTGCAGGGTGTTAAAATATCAGAGCCCcag GGTGCTTTCTACCTGTTCATAGATTTCAGCTCCTATTATGGATCTGTGGTTGAAGGTTTTGGAAACATTAAAGACTCTGAATCCCTTTGCCGGTTTCTTTTGGACAAGGCCCAG GTTGCACTTGTTCCGGGAGATGCATTCGGAGATGATAAATGCATTCGGATTTCTTATGCTGCATCCCTGTCAACCTTGCAAGAAGCtatgaagaaaataaaagaagccATGGTTCTACTTAAACCACCTGTTGCTGTCTAA